The window AAACCATACATCATTACCCAGCGCACGATGATAACGAGCCAATACGTCAGCTTGAACTATTTCCAAACCAAAACCCACGTGGGGATTCCCATTTGGGTATGGAATCGCGGTCGTTACGTAAAATTTATTCATGTGAGTAAGATAAAAACAGCCTTTGGCTGTTTTTATCTTACTCTAAAATTTAAGAAAAATCTACCTTACCACTATCTAACCACTACCGCTTTGCGGCTTTCTTTGTGTTTGGCCATGTCGTCGAAAATTTCAACTATAATCACGGCTACCGGCACTGCCAATAAAATACCCAGAATACCGGCGATCTTGCCACCGACAAGAAGGGCGATGATTACCGTGACTGGGTTAAGTCCCAGCGTTTTTCCAAGTATGAGTGGCGCAAAAATATGGCTCTCTACTTGTTGAACCGCAACATAAAAAACCACAACCCAAACACCCAGGGTCGGCGATTGGGTAAAAGCAAAAATAACGCCCGGTATGGCTGAAATAACCGGACCGACAACTGGAACAATTTCTAAAATCATAGCTAAAACCCCCAATAATAAAGCGTACCTTACATTCAATAATGAGAGGCCGACAAAAACTATCAAGCCAACCGAGAGCGCCATCAAAAGTTGTCCCTGCAACCAGCGTCCCACCTTATATTCTGCTCTCTTCCAAAGACTCACAACATAATCCTCGTATTTTTCAGGCAAAACAGAACTGATAAAGCCTATTATGCCACGGCGCATCACTGACAAATAAAAGGATATAATAATTATCGCGACAAACGACAAAATACCTCCGAAAATATTGACTATCAAATTAATCGCCGACTGGGAATAAACTTGTAAAAACTGTGCGAAGCTGTCCAGCAAATTCTGGATTTCGCTAAAAAAATCAAAGTAGCGGCTTGAGGAAGTTTGTTGGGCTTTTTCAAGAGCACCGGAAAGACTGGAAACA is drawn from Candidatus Yanofskybacteria bacterium and contains these coding sequences:
- a CDS encoding AI-2E family transporter, whose protein sequence is MPDHQTIDIHTSAIFKVVFILLGLVFLYLVRDVIIILFLAIIIASAVGPFANWLEEKKIPRLLGVLFLYLAFFGLVVFLLSLVVPFLASELGQLTQALPKFVSSLSGALEKAQQTSSSRYFDFFSEIQNLLDSFAQFLQVYSQSAINLIVNIFGGILSFVAIIIISFYLSVMRRGIIGFISSVLPEKYEDYVVSLWKRAEYKVGRWLQGQLLMALSVGLIVFVGLSLLNVRYALLLGVLAMILEIVPVVGPVISAIPGVIFAFTQSPTLGVWVVVFYVAVQQVESHIFAPLILGKTLGLNPVTVIIALLVGGKIAGILGILLAVPVAVIIVEIFDDMAKHKESRKAVVVR